In Chiroxiphia lanceolata isolate bChiLan1 chromosome 2, bChiLan1.pri, whole genome shotgun sequence, a single genomic region encodes these proteins:
- the TMEM182 gene encoding transmembrane protein 182: MKLSVGIFFGGFFAALGVLLFLVAFGTDYWLLATEIGTCSEAPEDAGGVKATFHHEGFFWRCWFSGNVGDNNASMWNFWYTNQSPSKNCTHAYLSPFPLLRDEHNSTSYDSAIIYRGFWTVLMLLGVLTIVMASFFIICAAPFASHVLYKAGGGFFIIAGVLFSLVVVMYVIWVQAMADLENYTSMKKMDCPDFAVYVRYGWSFMLAPIGVFFALLAGMLFLLVGRHIYLHSD, from the exons ATGAAACTGAGTGTGGGGATATTTTTTGGAGGCTTCTTTGCAGCTCtgggggttttgctttttttggtggCGTTTGGAACTGATTATTGGCTTCTTGCTACGGAAATAGGAACGTGTTCAGAAGCACCTGAAGATGCTGGG gGAGTGAAGGCCACTTTCCATCATGAAGGTTTCTTCTGGAGATGCTGGTTTAGTGGAAATGTAGGAGATAATAATGCCAGCATGTGGAATTTCTGGTATA ctAACCAGTCACCTTCTAAGAATTGTACACATGCTTACCTGTCACCATTTCCTCTTCTCCGAGATGAACACAACTCAACTTCCTATGACTCTGCAATCA tttaTCGAGGTTTCTGGACAGTTCTTATGCTCCTGGGAGTGCTCACTATTGTGATGGCTAGTTTCTTCATCATCTGTGCAGCTCCTTTTGCCAGTCACGTTCTATACAAAGCAGGAGGAGGCTTTTTCATCATTGCTG gtgTCTTGTTTTCGCTGGTAGTCGTGATGTATGTCATCTGGGTCCAGGCCATGGCTGATCTGGAAAACTAcacaagcatgaaaaaaatggattGCCCAGACTTTGCTGTTTATGTACGTTATGGCTGGTCTTTTATGCTGGCTCCTATAGgagtattttttgctttattagCAGGAATGCTGTTCTTATTGGTAGGACGTCACATTTATTTACATTCAGACTAG